From one Rhodamnia argentea isolate NSW1041297 chromosome 1, ASM2092103v1, whole genome shotgun sequence genomic stretch:
- the LOC115754586 gene encoding galactinol synthase 2-like, producing MAPELVPASVKPVAKPLTLSRAFVTFLAGNKDYVKGVVGLAKGLRKAKSAYPLVVAILPDVPAEHRQILVDQGCVVREIEPVYPPENQTQFAMAYYVINYSKLRIWEFVEYSKMIYLDGDIQVFDNIDHLFDMEDGYFYAVMDCFCEKTWSHTPQYAIGYCQQCPDKVRWPGAELGPPPSLYFNAGMFVYEPSLATYNDLLSTVKITPPTPFAEQDFLNTYFGKVYRPIPNVYNLVLAMLWRHPENVELEKVKVVHYCAAGSKPWRYTGKEENMEREDIKMLVKKWWDIYEDESLDYKNCPQAAAAVAAEVEAKQVNMEPFIAALSEAGTVQFVTAPSAA from the exons ATGGCGCCCGAACTTGTGCCCGCCTCGGTGAAGCCCGTCGCCAAGCCTCTGACGCTGTCCCGGGCCTTCGTGACGTTCTTGGCCGGCAACAAGGACTACGTGAAGGGCGTGGTCGGGCTTGCCAAAGGGCTGAGGAAGGCGAAGTCGGCGTACCCGCTGGTGGTAGCCATCTTGCCGGACGTGCCGGCGGAGCACCGGCAGATCCTAGTGGATCAGGGGTGCGTGGTCCGGGAGATCGAGCCGGTGTACCCGCCCGAGAACCAGACCCAGTTCGCCATGGCGTATTACGTCATCAACTATTCCAAGCTCCGTATTTGGGAG TTCGTGGAGTACAGCAAGATGATATATCTGGACGGCGACATCCAGGTGTTCGACAACATCGACCACCTGTTCGACATGGAGGACGGCTACTTCTACGCCGTGATGGATTGCTTCTGCGAGAAGACGTGGAGCCACACCCCGCAGTACGCTATCGGGTACTGCCAGCAGTGCCCCGACAAGGTCCGCTGGCCCGGCGCCGAGCTGGGCCCGCCCCCGTCCCTCTACTTCAACGCTGGCATGTTCGTGTACGAGCCCAGCCTCGCGACCTACAACGATCTCCTGAGCACCGTCAAGATCACCCCTCCCACCCCGTTCGCGGAGCAG GACTTCTTGAACACGTACTTCGGGAAAGTATACAGGCCAATCCCAAATGTGTACAACCTCGTCCTGGCGATGCTGTGGCGTCACCCGGAGAACGTCGAGCTGGAGAAGGTGAAGGTCGTCCACTACTGCGCGGCG GGTTCGAAGCCATGGAGGTACACCGGGAAGGAGGAGAACATGGAGAGAGAGGACATCAAGATGCTGGTCAAGAAATGGTGGGACATCTACGAAGACGAGTCCCTCGACTACAAGAACTGCCCTCAAGCGGCGGCAGCGGTGGCGGCCGAGGTGGAGGCCAAGCAGGTCAACATGGAGCCGTTCATCGCGGCCCTGTCGGAAGCCGGCACGGTGCAGTTCGTCACGGCGCCTTCTGCGGCCTAG
- the LOC115754551 gene encoding nitrogen regulatory protein P-II homolog: MGFTNAMARPATFPTRDRQLKELAFVASSSSLLKFGASRFHRLNGKLNGARNASALPVIRAESSTTEYFPDAKFYKIEAILRPWRVPQVSSALLKMGIRGVTVSDVRGFGSQGGSTERQAGSEFSEDKFLAKVKMEIVVSKGQVEAVINKIIKEARTGEIGDGKIFLVPISDVIRIRTGERGDKGERMSGGRADMFSTS, encoded by the exons ATGGGTTTCACGAATGCAATGGCGAGACCAGCGACATTCCCGACTCGCGATCGCCAACTCAAAGAGCTTGCTTTCGTGGCCTCAAGCTCTTCCCTCCTCAAATTCGGCGCTTCCCGGTTCCATCGGCTCAATGGGAAGCTTAATGGCGCTAGAAATGCTTCGGCTCTTCCCGTTATCAGAGCCGAGAGCAGCACCACAG AGTATTTTCCAGATGCCAAATTCTACAAAATAGAAGCGATACTCAG GCCTTGGCGCGTCCCTCAAGTTTCCTCG GCTCTGCTTAAGATGGGCATTCGAGGCGTTACTGTTTCGGATGTTCGGGGCTTTGGTTCTCAGGGAGGCTCTACAGAAAGGCAGGCTG GCTCTGAATTTTCTGAAGACAAGTTCCTAGCTAAGGTCAAGATGGAAATTGTGGTGAGCAAGGGGCAG GTTGAAGCAGTAATTAACAAAATAATCAAGGAGGCAAGAACAGGGGAGATTGGCGATGGCAAAATTTTCT TGGTACCCATCTCAGACGTAATAAGAATTCGCACAG GTGAGCGTGGAGACAAGGGCGAGAGGATGAGCGGAGGCCGGGCCGACATGTTCTCGACTTCCTAG